One Deltaproteobacteria bacterium genomic window carries:
- a CDS encoding M20 family peptidase, whose translation MKLLPAFTLSLAALPAVSAAASPEQNLAAALRLETISHENAAEFRAAPFLAFHRLLEATYPRAHAALTREIVSDYSLLYTWRGSDPKLAPLLLTAHIDVVPVTPEALPDWDHPPFAGKIAGGFVWGRGALDCKGSLIATFEAIEQLAASGFAPTRTVYVALGHDEEIGGDRGAAAITELLRKRGVRLWLSLDEGLAIVSGAGGISGSAALIGVAEKGFLTLELTVREPGGHSSTPPKQSAIGRLARAVQRLEENPLPARVEGVAAQTFDALAPQLPIERRIVLQNRGLFGPVLEWFLASDPATNAMIRTTTAVTMVRGGVKENVLPQSATATVNFRLLPGDTTDGVIAQVRRILDDDTIEIAKRTADEPSAVAPTDGAQFAALKAAIEEVDPGLPVAPGLVLGGTDTKWYGQISDAAYRFVPFHLDPSDIKRPHGTDERISVENLGFGVRFYGALIRNTAGAGAK comes from the coding sequence ATGAAGTTGCTACCCGCGTTCACGCTCTCGCTCGCGGCCTTGCCGGCGGTCTCCGCGGCCGCGTCGCCCGAACAGAATCTCGCCGCGGCGCTTCGGCTGGAGACGATCTCGCACGAGAACGCGGCGGAATTTCGCGCGGCGCCGTTTCTCGCGTTCCACCGTCTCCTCGAAGCGACCTATCCACGCGCGCACGCGGCGCTCACGCGCGAGATCGTCTCGGACTACAGCCTGCTCTACACGTGGCGCGGCAGCGACCCGAAGCTCGCGCCACTGCTGCTCACTGCGCACATCGACGTCGTGCCCGTCACGCCCGAGGCGCTCCCGGATTGGGATCACCCGCCGTTCGCCGGGAAGATCGCGGGGGGTTTCGTGTGGGGGCGCGGGGCGCTCGATTGCAAGGGCAGCCTGATCGCGACGTTCGAAGCGATCGAGCAGCTCGCGGCGAGCGGCTTCGCGCCGACGCGCACGGTCTACGTCGCGCTCGGGCACGACGAAGAGATCGGAGGCGACCGCGGCGCGGCGGCCATCACCGAGTTGTTACGGAAGCGCGGCGTGCGGCTGTGGCTGAGCCTCGACGAAGGGCTCGCGATCGTGAGCGGCGCGGGCGGCATCAGCGGCTCGGCGGCGCTGATCGGCGTCGCGGAGAAGGGCTTCCTCACGCTCGAGCTCACGGTGCGCGAGCCGGGCGGGCACTCGAGCACGCCGCCGAAGCAGAGCGCGATCGGCCGGCTCGCGCGCGCGGTGCAGCGGCTGGAGGAGAACCCGCTGCCTGCGCGCGTCGAGGGCGTGGCCGCGCAGACCTTCGATGCGCTCGCGCCGCAGCTGCCGATCGAGCGCCGCATCGTGCTGCAGAACCGCGGCCTGTTCGGCCCCGTGCTCGAGTGGTTCCTCGCGAGCGATCCCGCGACGAACGCGATGATTCGCACGACGACCGCGGTGACGATGGTGCGCGGCGGCGTGAAGGAGAACGTGCTGCCGCAGTCCGCGACTGCGACTGTGAACTTTCGCCTGCTTCCCGGCGACACGACGGACGGCGTGATCGCGCAAGTGCGCCGCATTCTCGACGACGACACGATCGAGATCGCGAAGCGCACCGCCGACGAGCCGTCCGCGGTGGCGCCCACCGATGGCGCGCAGTTCGCGGCGCTGAAGGCCGCGATCGAAGAGGTCGACCCTGGGCTGCCGGTCGCCCCCGGCCTGGTGTTGGGAGGCACCGACACGAAGTGGTACGGCCAGATCTCCGATGCGGCGTATCGCTTCGTTCCGTTCCACCTCGACCCCTCGGACATCAAGCGCCCGCACGGCACCGACGAGCGCATCAGCGTGGAGAACCTCGGATTCGGCGTGCGCTTCTACGGCGCGCTGATCCGCAATACCGCGGGAGCGGGCGCGAAGTAG